One stretch of Thalassovita sp. DNA includes these proteins:
- a CDS encoding GntR family transcriptional regulator yields the protein MLINPRPETSPSSAHDRVYRGLRTRIMHGEIGPGQALTLRGIGKEFEVSMTPAREAVRRLVAEGALTLSTSGRVATPELSNERIEELAALRSLIEVELASRAMPRAHMALIERLQTINGAISEAVAHKDAVAYIRTNLEFHRTLYLRAQAPAMLAMAETVWLQLGPTMRALYGRLRRTEPPHFHRLIIAALRAGDEPGLRLAVRSDVTQGLKMLAS from the coding sequence ATGCTGATCAATCCACGCCCCGAAACCTCACCCTCTTCTGCCCATGATCGTGTCTATCGTGGTTTGCGGACCCGAATCATGCATGGGGAGATCGGACCGGGACAGGCACTGACCTTGCGCGGGATCGGGAAAGAGTTTGAGGTGTCGATGACGCCCGCGCGTGAGGCCGTGCGCCGTCTGGTGGCTGAGGGCGCGCTGACGCTTTCGACCTCAGGGCGGGTGGCGACGCCCGAGTTGAGCAATGAGCGGATCGAAGAACTGGCGGCGCTGCGCAGCCTCATTGAGGTTGAGCTGGCCAGCCGTGCGATGCCGCGGGCGCATATGGCGCTGATCGAACGTCTGCAGACCATCAACGGGGCCATCTCCGAGGCGGTCGCGCACAAAGATGCCGTGGCCTACATCCGCACCAACCTTGAATTTCATCGCACGCTTTATCTGCGGGCGCAGGCCCCGGCGATGCTGGCCATGGCCGAAACCGTTTGGCTGCAGCTGGGACCAACCATGCGCGCCCTTTATGGTCGGCTGCGCCGCACAGAGCCGCCGCATTTCCACCGCCTGATCATCGCGGCCCTGCGCGCCGGTGATGAACCAGGGTTGCGGCTGGCGGTGCGCTCTGACGTGACGCAGGGCCTCAAGATGCTGGCCAGCTGA
- a CDS encoding response regulator, whose product MKLLAVDDDPMILELLLETLPGLGYPDVTGAGSAAEAMKLIAEAPQGFDGFLLDIQMPGMTGIDLCRWLRDQPGHGQSPVLMITAMSDRGFIDQSFAAGATDYVTKPFNPQELSARLQHAQKLHEERRTPVDMPQDAITTEARGVQMPAFSLTTPFNIAEVSGVVDLLALENYMLQLGRGGMIASACFAYRIHSVERLYDSCSSEEYYYTMADVAEAIAESLAYYETFVAHAGRGGFVCVSHGHSLPEAEELLLSIRDRLEAMELQYDDGRPMPLALNGSPQMRLGLRSGPAALDQLDRALAAAAPSDPAPVQIRPRPAIGSIWKRLFRRALGGLN is encoded by the coding sequence ATGAAACTACTGGCGGTCGATGACGACCCGATGATCCTGGAGCTGTTGCTTGAGACGCTTCCGGGGCTTGGATACCCCGATGTGACCGGGGCAGGCTCGGCAGCAGAAGCGATGAAACTCATCGCGGAGGCGCCGCAAGGTTTTGATGGATTTCTCCTTGATATTCAGATGCCTGGCATGACCGGCATCGACCTGTGCCGCTGGCTTAGGGATCAGCCGGGTCATGGACAGTCACCCGTTTTAATGATCACCGCCATGTCGGACCGTGGCTTCATCGATCAAAGCTTTGCAGCCGGGGCCACGGACTATGTGACCAAGCCGTTTAACCCGCAAGAACTGAGCGCTCGCCTGCAGCATGCGCAGAAACTGCATGAGGAACGCCGCACCCCGGTGGACATGCCGCAGGACGCCATCACCACTGAGGCGCGTGGCGTGCAAATGCCCGCCTTTTCACTCACCACGCCGTTCAACATCGCCGAAGTCTCAGGTGTGGTGGATCTGCTGGCGCTGGAGAATTACATGCTGCAGCTTGGCCGTGGCGGCATGATTGCCTCGGCCTGTTTTGCTTATCGGATCCACAGTGTGGAGCGGCTGTATGACAGTTGTTCCAGCGAGGAATACTATTACACCATGGCCGATGTGGCCGAGGCGATCGCCGAAAGCCTTGCCTATTACGAAACCTTCGTGGCCCATGCCGGTCGCGGTGGTTTTGTCTGTGTCTCACATGGTCACAGCCTGCCCGAAGCTGAGGAACTGCTGCTGTCCATACGCGACCGACTGGAAGCGATGGAGCTGCAATATGATGATGGTCGGCCTATGCCGCTAGCCCTCAACGGATCCCCACAGATGCGTCTGGGCCTACGGTCAGGTCCCGCCGCGCTGGACCAGCTGGACCGCGCCCTGGCCGCAGCCGCGCCCAGCGATCCGGCGCCCGTACAGATCCGGCCCCGCCCCGCGATTGGATCGATTTGGAAACGTCTGTTCCGCCGCGCCCTTGGGGGGCTGAACTGA
- a CDS encoding Na/Pi cotransporter family protein: MLILSFVVQLMGATMLLLYAVRMVRTGIERAFGPSFRRVVTANTNPLRAASTGLVMAIILQSSAAVALLVAGFAGTGALGFAAGLSVVLGADLGSALLIQVLSFDLEWLVPVLLALGGGFFIKSDQRRLKQAGRIILGIAFILISLRFLRETMDPIRDSAFLPSIASFLANDFVTAFVIGALLAWFMHSSVAVILMCVTLVDIGAIPVIAGVSLVLGANLGSALIPIWLTRSLSPTARRVPFANFLLRGTGAILMLVLVNRLPALSFLGTAQAAQTLINMHVAFNCLLLLALPFTRFLEPPLLRFLPDVPDEDADRPPEFVSVLDDAALSTPALALANLKREVLRMEQVLASMAAPVMDLMLRYDKQRAGTLIARDRFVNEALDEIRRYVAAMPQDEMSKADQKAARELTEYAIALETGGDLVAKVLLPLAKRRDAEGIVFSKSGKEELTQLHERLMSNIGLASNVLISDDIETARLLLEEKNEMTRAERSSRKKHLKRLASGSQKSFESSDVHLEVLRAIREVNSHVASVCYPILYRGGQLLDTRLIEALDVDMTDEDAPEKRIKAGG, encoded by the coding sequence ATGTTGATCCTTTCCTTTGTCGTCCAGCTGATGGGCGCCACGATGCTGTTGCTTTACGCGGTGCGGATGGTGCGGACAGGGATCGAACGTGCCTTTGGCCCCTCTTTCCGTCGTGTGGTGACGGCCAACACCAACCCACTGCGCGCGGCCTCAACCGGGCTGGTGATGGCGATCATCCTGCAAAGCTCGGCCGCGGTGGCGCTGTTGGTGGCAGGATTTGCCGGCACGGGGGCCTTGGGGTTCGCCGCTGGTCTGTCGGTGGTGCTGGGTGCTGATCTGGGATCGGCACTGCTGATCCAGGTGCTGTCTTTTGATCTGGAATGGCTGGTGCCGGTGCTGCTGGCGCTGGGCGGCGGTTTCTTCATCAAGTCGGACCAGCGCCGTTTGAAACAAGCAGGACGGATCATTCTGGGCATCGCCTTCATTCTGATTTCGCTGCGCTTCCTGCGCGAAACCATGGACCCGATCCGGGACAGCGCCTTCCTGCCATCGATTGCCAGCTTTCTGGCCAATGATTTTGTCACGGCCTTTGTGATCGGCGCATTGCTTGCGTGGTTTATGCATTCGTCGGTCGCAGTGATCCTGATGTGCGTGACCCTTGTTGATATCGGCGCCATCCCGGTCATTGCCGGTGTGTCACTGGTGCTTGGCGCCAACCTTGGTTCGGCCCTGATCCCGATCTGGTTGACCCGCAGCCTGTCCCCCACTGCGCGCCGGGTGCCCTTTGCCAACTTCCTGTTGCGGGGCACCGGAGCGATTTTGATGCTGGTTCTGGTCAATCGCCTGCCGGCATTGTCGTTTCTTGGCACAGCACAGGCTGCCCAGACGCTGATCAACATGCACGTCGCCTTCAACTGTCTGCTGTTGCTGGCACTGCCCTTCACCCGCTTCCTTGAACCGCCCTTGCTGCGGTTCCTGCCGGATGTGCCGGATGAAGACGCCGATCGCCCGCCGGAATTTGTCAGCGTTTTGGATGACGCGGCGCTCAGCACACCGGCGCTGGCGCTTGCCAACTTGAAACGCGAAGTGCTGCGGATGGAGCAGGTGCTGGCCAGCATGGCCGCGCCGGTGATGGATCTGATGCTGCGCTATGACAAACAGCGGGCGGGCACGCTGATCGCGCGGGATCGGTTTGTGAATGAGGCGCTGGACGAAATCCGCCGCTACGTCGCTGCCATGCCGCAGGACGAAATGAGCAAGGCCGACCAGAAAGCCGCGCGTGAGCTCACGGAATATGCCATCGCGCTGGAAACTGGTGGGGATCTGGTGGCCAAGGTGCTGCTGCCGCTTGCCAAACGTCGCGACGCCGAAGGGATCGTGTTCTCAAAGTCCGGCAAAGAGGAGCTGACGCAACTGCATGAGCGGCTGATGTCCAACATCGGGCTGGCCTCCAACGTGTTGATCTCAGACGACATTGAGACCGCCCGCCTGCTGCTGGAAGAGAAAAACGAAATGACCCGCGCGGAGCGGTCGAGCCGGAAGAAGCATTTGAAACGGCTGGCCTCGGGCAGTCAGAAGAGCTTTGAGTCCAGTGATGTGCATCTAGAGGTGCTGCGCGCCATTCGGGAGGTGAACAGCCACGTGGCATCGGTCTGCTATCCGATCCTTTACCGCGGCGGTCAGCTGCTGGACACCCGCCTGATCGAGGCGCTGGATGTGGATATGACGGATGAAGACGCGCCTGAAAAACGGATCAAGGCGGGGGGCTGA
- a CDS encoding S49 family peptidase, which produces MMIKLPFKSKRPRLAVVRMQGMIASGDRAPLNDAALAPLIERAFRKGKPQAVALVINSPGGSPVQSSLIAARVRRLAAEKKIPVHAFVEDVAASGGYWLAAAADDIYADPASIIGSIGVISSSFGAHELLNRHGVERRVYTSVKSKSMLDPFLPEKEEDVARLKEILGDMHQVFEGYVKERRGTKLAEDPDLFTGRVWMAEKAQALGLIDGIGHVTPKLKEIYGGKVRFLTYGRKRGFLSRFGMSLAQDATSLLEERAAYARFGL; this is translated from the coding sequence ATGATGATTAAGCTGCCGTTTAAATCGAAACGCCCACGGCTCGCTGTGGTGCGGATGCAGGGTATGATCGCATCAGGTGATCGTGCCCCCCTCAATGATGCCGCCTTGGCGCCGCTGATTGAGCGCGCGTTCCGCAAAGGTAAGCCGCAGGCGGTGGCCCTGGTGATCAATTCGCCCGGGGGCTCACCCGTGCAGTCTTCGCTGATTGCCGCGCGGGTGCGACGGCTGGCAGCGGAAAAGAAGATCCCGGTGCACGCATTCGTCGAAGATGTGGCAGCCTCGGGCGGTTACTGGCTGGCTGCGGCCGCTGATGACATCTATGCCGACCCGGCCTCAATCATTGGCTCCATCGGGGTGATTTCCTCCAGCTTTGGCGCGCATGAGCTGCTCAACCGGCATGGCGTTGAACGCAGGGTCTATACTTCGGTCAAATCGAAATCGATGTTGGATCCCTTCCTGCCGGAAAAGGAAGAGGATGTTGCGCGTCTGAAAGAAATTCTGGGCGACATGCATCAGGTGTTTGAGGGCTACGTCAAAGAGCGCCGTGGCACCAAACTGGCGGAAGATCCTGATCTGTTCACCGGACGTGTCTGGATGGCGGAAAAAGCGCAGGCGCTGGGCCTGATTGATGGCATTGGCCATGTGACGCCGAAGCTGAAAGAGATCTACGGCGGCAAGGTGCGCTTCCTGACCTATGGGCGCAAGCGTGGGTTCCTGTCGCGCTTTGGCATGTCGCTGGCGCAGGACGCCACCAGCCTGCTGGAAGAGCGCGCCGCCTATGCGCGGTTTGGGCTCTGA
- a CDS encoding SprT family zinc-dependent metalloprotease, with the protein MPKQKGDNAPHVLAGDPPVEVHLRRSAQARRLSLRVSGLDAKVTLTLPNGVAERQGLAFAAEKAEWLRRQIASRPEVVDVGIGCELPIYGQPYQVLAGQGRRIVVRDQQILVPGNAETAGRRLAAFLKALAREQLAAASDRYAADLKRPYSRISLRDTRSRWGSCSSAGVLMYSWRLVMAPMEVLEYVAAHEVAHLRHMDHSAAFWRQVEELYGDYSAARGWLRENGSELHRYRFGN; encoded by the coding sequence ATGCCCAAGCAGAAAGGCGACAATGCACCTCATGTTCTGGCCGGTGATCCCCCGGTCGAAGTGCATCTGCGACGTTCGGCGCAGGCGCGCCGGCTGTCGCTGCGTGTCTCTGGTCTGGATGCCAAGGTGACCCTGACCCTGCCCAACGGGGTGGCTGAACGTCAGGGGCTGGCCTTCGCCGCGGAGAAGGCAGAGTGGCTGCGCCGTCAGATCGCCAGTCGGCCCGAGGTTGTTGATGTCGGCATTGGCTGTGAGCTACCCATTTACGGCCAGCCATATCAGGTACTGGCCGGGCAGGGGCGGCGTATTGTGGTGCGCGACCAGCAGATCCTGGTGCCCGGCAACGCTGAGACCGCCGGGCGCAGATTGGCCGCCTTTCTCAAGGCCTTGGCACGGGAACAGCTGGCTGCGGCCTCGGATCGTTATGCGGCAGATCTGAAACGTCCCTATAGCCGGATCTCCCTGCGGGACACGCGGTCCCGCTGGGGGTCCTGTTCCTCGGCTGGGGTGCTGATGTACTCTTGGCGGCTGGTGATGGCGCCGATGGAAGTGCTGGAATATGTCGCCGCCCATGAGGTTGCGCATCTGAGGCATATGGATCACTCCGCCGCCTTCTGGCGTCAGGTTGAGGAGCTTTATGGCGACTACAGCGCGGCGCGGGGCTGGCTACGCGAAAACGGTTCTGAGCTGCACCGCTATCGCTTCGGCAATTGA
- a CDS encoding TIGR02300 family protein, whose translation MPKEEWGVKRVCPTTGKRFYDLNKDPIVSPYTGDIVETEATKSRMISADAEDASAKKATASDSDSDGDLLEEDNVDVELDDDLLDDDDDDNVSLDELADVPAEDDE comes from the coding sequence ATGCCCAAAGAAGAATGGGGTGTAAAGCGCGTTTGCCCCACCACCGGCAAGCGCTTCTACGACCTGAACAAAGACCCGATCGTCAGCCCCTACACTGGCGACATCGTTGAGACCGAAGCCACCAAGAGCCGCATGATCTCTGCCGACGCAGAGGATGCTTCGGCGAAGAAAGCAACCGCGTCCGATTCGGATTCGGATGGCGATCTGCTGGAAGAAGACAACGTTGACGTTGAGCTGGATGATGACCTGCTGGACGACGACGATGACGATAACGTTTCGCTGGATGAGCTGGCTGACGTTCCCGCAGAAGACGACGAATAA
- a CDS encoding ATP-binding protein, producing the protein MKIPSKAELAWYVAREVVAQLGFSDCVVYYTQADGKTLRQMAALGDVKNPQLCEIINPLIIPFGRGITGTVAETGEAQVVNDLLEDERYIPDVIPARSEICVPIKIGERVVGVIDSEDARADHYTPWHQEQLETIAAMMAARINLLEQDKSRELAAQLRHSEARFRDFTETAADWVWETDRTHVFRFVSGSLALDQDTGLSATDLLGENCRVLGAKRMHRDRQADLLHQLQSQQVFKQLRFTIKAPDGSRRIMRISGKPLFDASGNFQGYRGTGVDVTEQELTHERLTTLYRVIDAMAEPIAVFDPDDCISFTNAAFKEMHARVPRAIRQGVSFREHLEILAEAGQITDVKGDMKLWVDQTVARHQNPQGTFEFHRDGSGWFQGSERKLQNGYQVLLLTNINRLKGVEQKLISAREAADAANIAKSEFLANMSHEIRTPMNGIIGLTELLRQRLADPELVHKAETISQSANALLRIIDDILDFSKIEARMLQVEAHPCNLATPLQQLVEIYQPLAEDKGLTITLDITADLASVLSLDEGRLRQILSNLLSNAVKFTPGRSEGHAGLVEVLAYQNDDGQLSIDVIDNGIGISQEAAARVFDPFSQAENSTTRRFGGTGLGLSISRNLAQLMGGDLTLMPRESGSQFRVTLPYEPLLDQQPSPAAPMQPHEMPLPPMELAEAAETAPKRILVVEDNDINAMVISKQLETLGYAATLANDGLKGLALWQSGEFDMVLTDCHMPEMDGYDLARSIRKLEAESDRDRCHIIAITANALKSEEAKCLAAGMDAFLAKPVTIATLRNALQV; encoded by the coding sequence ATGAAAATCCCCTCCAAGGCGGAATTGGCCTGGTATGTGGCCCGCGAAGTGGTCGCCCAGTTGGGATTTTCCGATTGCGTGGTCTATTACACCCAAGCCGATGGCAAAACGCTGCGCCAAATGGCGGCGCTGGGGGACGTCAAAAACCCGCAACTCTGTGAAATCATTAACCCGCTGATCATCCCCTTCGGTCGCGGCATCACCGGCACGGTGGCCGAAACCGGTGAAGCGCAGGTGGTGAATGACCTCTTGGAGGATGAGCGTTACATTCCCGACGTGATACCGGCCCGGTCTGAGATTTGTGTGCCGATCAAGATCGGTGAGCGCGTGGTTGGTGTGATCGATTCCGAAGACGCCCGCGCAGATCACTATACCCCCTGGCATCAGGAACAGCTGGAAACCATCGCGGCGATGATGGCCGCGCGGATCAACCTGCTGGAACAGGACAAAAGCCGCGAACTGGCCGCCCAACTGCGCCACAGCGAAGCGCGCTTCCGTGATTTCACCGAAACCGCTGCCGATTGGGTCTGGGAAACAGATCGCACCCATGTGTTCCGCTTTGTCTCAGGCAGCCTGGCACTGGATCAGGACACCGGCCTCAGCGCCACGGATCTGCTGGGTGAGAACTGCCGCGTGCTTGGCGCCAAACGGATGCACCGCGACAGACAGGCAGACCTGTTGCATCAGCTGCAAAGCCAGCAGGTGTTCAAACAGCTGCGCTTCACCATCAAGGCGCCGGATGGCAGCCGACGGATCATGCGGATCAGCGGCAAACCTCTGTTCGACGCCTCCGGCAATTTCCAAGGCTATCGCGGCACCGGTGTTGATGTCACCGAACAGGAGCTGACCCACGAACGTCTGACGACGCTCTACCGGGTGATTGACGCGATGGCAGAACCGATCGCGGTGTTTGATCCGGACGATTGTATCTCCTTCACCAATGCGGCCTTTAAGGAAATGCATGCCCGGGTGCCGCGTGCGATCCGCCAGGGCGTCAGCTTCCGCGAACATCTGGAAATTTTGGCCGAGGCCGGTCAGATCACCGACGTCAAAGGCGACATGAAACTTTGGGTGGACCAGACGGTGGCCCGCCACCAGAACCCTCAAGGAACGTTCGAATTTCACCGCGACGGCTCCGGCTGGTTCCAGGGCAGTGAACGCAAGCTGCAAAACGGCTATCAGGTCCTATTGCTGACCAACATCAACCGTCTGAAAGGGGTGGAGCAGAAGCTGATCTCGGCCCGTGAGGCGGCGGATGCAGCAAACATCGCCAAGTCGGAATTCCTGGCCAATATGAGTCACGAAATCCGCACCCCAATGAACGGCATCATCGGTCTGACGGAGTTGCTGCGGCAGCGGCTTGCGGATCCGGAGCTGGTTCACAAAGCGGAAACCATCAGCCAGTCCGCCAATGCGCTGCTGCGGATCATCGACGACATCCTTGATTTCTCCAAGATCGAAGCACGTATGCTGCAGGTTGAGGCGCACCCCTGTAATCTGGCCACGCCGCTGCAACAGCTGGTTGAGATCTACCAACCACTGGCCGAGGATAAGGGCCTGACCATCACCCTGGACATCACCGCCGATTTGGCGTCTGTCCTATCGCTGGATGAGGGACGCCTGCGGCAGATCCTGTCCAACCTGCTGAGCAACGCGGTGAAATTCACCCCGGGCCGGTCCGAAGGTCATGCTGGATTGGTGGAGGTTCTGGCCTATCAGAACGACGATGGGCAACTGTCCATCGATGTGATCGACAACGGCATCGGCATCTCGCAAGAGGCCGCAGCGCGTGTCTTTGACCCGTTTTCGCAGGCAGAAAACAGCACCACCCGCCGGTTTGGCGGCACCGGTCTGGGTCTGTCGATCAGTCGGAACCTTGCCCAGTTGATGGGCGGGGATCTAACCCTGATGCCGCGCGAAAGTGGCAGCCAGTTCCGTGTGACCCTGCCTTATGAACCGCTGTTGGATCAGCAGCCCTCGCCCGCGGCGCCGATGCAACCGCATGAAATGCCATTGCCCCCGATGGAGCTGGCAGAAGCCGCTGAAACCGCCCCAAAACGTATTCTTGTGGTCGAAGACAACGACATCAACGCGATGGTCATCTCCAAACAGTTGGAGACGCTGGGCTACGCCGCAACCCTTGCCAATGACGGGCTGAAAGGTCTGGCGCTATGGCAGAGCGGTGAGTTTGATATGGTGCTGACGGATTGCCATATGCCTGAAATGGACGGCTACGATCTGGCCCGCAGCATCCGCAAGCTGGAGGCCGAGAGCGACCGCGACCGCTGCCATATCATTGCGATCACCGCCAACGCCCTGAAAAGCGAAGAGGCCAAATGCCTTGCCGCCGGGATGGACGCTTTCCTGGCCAAGCCGGTGACCATCGCCACCCTGCGCAACGCCCTGCAAGTCTGA